The following are encoded in a window of Mycobacterium sp. ELW1 genomic DNA:
- a CDS encoding TetR/AcrR family transcriptional regulator: MTRTPPTDRKSRGSTRTKMLVSAAEVLRERGAAGVTIDEVLARSGAPRGSVYHHFPEGRSQILREALEYAGYVITESIDAAACENAGVLLRRYVQLWEDALITSDYTAGCPVLAAAIGSGEDEQQLTAVAGQIFSRWREASKQAYLREGFDAADASALADTTLSAMEGAVVLCRSVRSLQPLHDVAAQMEFLIKAKEFVTKFGVPTLNP, encoded by the coding sequence ATGACCCGGACACCGCCGACCGATCGGAAAAGCCGCGGCTCCACCCGCACCAAGATGCTGGTGAGTGCCGCCGAGGTGTTGCGCGAACGTGGCGCAGCCGGCGTGACGATCGACGAGGTGCTGGCCCGCAGCGGTGCGCCGCGCGGTTCGGTCTATCACCATTTCCCCGAGGGGCGAAGCCAGATCCTGCGCGAGGCACTGGAGTACGCCGGCTATGTCATCACTGAGAGCATCGACGCGGCTGCGTGTGAGAACGCCGGGGTGCTGCTGCGCCGCTACGTGCAACTCTGGGAAGACGCCCTGATCACCAGCGATTACACCGCCGGATGTCCGGTGCTGGCCGCCGCCATCGGATCCGGCGAGGACGAACAACAGCTCACCGCGGTCGCCGGCCAGATCTTCAGCCGCTGGCGCGAGGCATCCAAGCAGGCCTACCTACGGGAAGGCTTCGACGCCGCCGACGCCAGCGCACTGGCCGACACCACGCTGTCCGCGATGGAGGGTGCGGTCGTGCTGTGCCGCTCGGTGCGCAGCCTGCAGCCCCTTCATGACGTCGCCGCCCAGATGGAATTCCTGATCAAGGCAAAGGAATTCGTGACGAAGTTCGGCGTGCCGACACTGAACCCCTGA
- a CDS encoding acyl-CoA dehydrogenase — MSHYKSNVRDLEFNLFEFLDLEKALDAYPDLDGDSVREMLSEASRLAEGPVAESFAETDRHPPTFDPATHVVTLPEPFCTSMRAWQQGEWFRIGLSEEVGGVPAPAMVTWAIDELVLGANPAVFMYMAGPIMANIVFHIGNEQQKHWAQLAAERNWCATMVLTEPDAGSDVGAGRTKAVDNGDGTWHIEGVKRFITNGDTGDYFENILHLVLARPEGAGPGTKGLSLFLVPKFLLDPETGAPGDRNGVYVTNLEHKMGLKASATTELSLGLHGTPAIGYLMGDVHNGIAQMFKVIEYARMFVGTKAIATLSTGYLNALEYAKTRVQGADMTQMTDKTAPRVTIIHHPDVRRALMTQKAYSEGLRALYLYTAAHQDPAVAQIVSGADASMAERVNDLLLPIVKGVGSERAYQCLTESLQTFGGSGFLQDYPIEQYIRDAKIDSLYEGTTAIQAQDFFFRKIARDQGGALGHVVTQIEKFIDSPDPRPELADARASLADALDNVRAIATVMTGYLLGAQEDARELYRVGLESVGFLLAVGDLLIGWFLLRQAEIALHALDGDPDPREQDFYRGKVAVAKFFAGNVLPRLAAERKVAESIDVSIMDLPEDAF; from the coding sequence ATGAGCCACTACAAGAGCAATGTCCGCGACCTCGAGTTCAACCTCTTCGAGTTCCTCGACTTGGAGAAGGCCCTCGACGCCTACCCCGACCTCGACGGGGACTCGGTCCGGGAGATGCTGTCCGAGGCATCCCGCCTGGCCGAGGGGCCGGTCGCCGAATCGTTCGCCGAGACAGATCGGCACCCGCCGACCTTCGATCCCGCGACGCATGTGGTGACGCTGCCGGAGCCCTTCTGCACGTCGATGCGGGCCTGGCAGCAGGGCGAGTGGTTCCGTATCGGGCTGTCCGAAGAGGTGGGCGGCGTCCCGGCGCCGGCGATGGTCACCTGGGCGATCGACGAACTCGTACTCGGGGCCAATCCGGCGGTGTTCATGTACATGGCCGGGCCGATCATGGCCAACATCGTGTTCCACATCGGCAACGAGCAGCAGAAGCATTGGGCGCAACTGGCCGCGGAACGCAACTGGTGCGCCACGATGGTGCTCACCGAGCCGGATGCCGGCTCCGACGTCGGCGCCGGTCGCACGAAGGCGGTGGACAACGGCGACGGCACCTGGCACATCGAAGGCGTCAAACGCTTCATCACCAACGGCGACACCGGCGATTACTTCGAGAACATCCTGCACCTGGTGCTGGCCCGCCCCGAGGGCGCCGGACCCGGCACCAAGGGGCTGAGCCTGTTCCTGGTCCCGAAGTTCCTTCTCGATCCCGAGACCGGTGCACCCGGCGACCGCAATGGCGTCTACGTCACCAACCTCGAACACAAGATGGGCCTGAAAGCCTCGGCCACAACCGAACTCAGCCTGGGCCTGCACGGCACCCCGGCGATCGGCTACCTGATGGGCGATGTCCACAACGGCATCGCCCAGATGTTCAAGGTCATCGAGTACGCGCGAATGTTCGTGGGCACCAAGGCGATTGCCACGCTGTCCACCGGTTACCTCAACGCGCTGGAGTATGCCAAGACCAGGGTTCAGGGCGCCGACATGACCCAGATGACCGACAAGACGGCACCTCGGGTGACGATCATCCACCACCCTGATGTGCGGCGTGCCCTGATGACGCAGAAGGCGTACTCCGAAGGTCTGCGCGCGCTCTACCTCTACACCGCTGCGCATCAGGATCCTGCAGTGGCACAGATCGTTTCGGGTGCCGATGCCTCGATGGCCGAGCGGGTCAACGACCTGCTGTTGCCGATCGTCAAGGGTGTCGGATCCGAACGCGCCTACCAGTGCCTGACCGAGTCGCTGCAGACCTTCGGCGGATCCGGCTTCCTGCAGGACTACCCGATCGAGCAGTACATCCGCGACGCCAAGATCGACTCGCTGTATGAGGGCACCACCGCGATCCAGGCCCAGGACTTCTTCTTCCGCAAGATCGCCCGCGACCAGGGTGGCGCACTGGGCCACGTCGTCACCCAGATCGAGAAGTTCATCGACAGCCCCGACCCACGGCCCGAATTGGCCGACGCCCGTGCATCGCTGGCCGACGCGCTGGATAACGTGCGCGCCATCGCGACCGTGATGACCGGCTATCTGCTCGGGGCGCAGGAGGACGCCCGCGAGCTCTACCGGGTGGGACTGGAATCGGTCGGCTTCCTCCTCGCCGTCGGCGACCTGCTGATCGGCTGGTTCCTGTTGCGCCAGGCCGAGATCGCGCTGCACGCACTCGACGGTGACCCGGACCCGCGCGAGCAGGATTTCTACCGCGGCAAGGTGGCGGTGGCGAAGTTCTTCGCCGGCAACGTGCTGCCGCGGCTGGCCGCCGAGCGCAAGGTCGCGGAGTCGATCGACGTATCGATCATGGACCTGCCCGAAGACGCGTTCTGA
- a CDS encoding MaoC family dehydratase encodes MKVITSIDDAASAVGQELGVSEWLQIDQKRINDFADATGDHQWIHVDVEKAKSESPYGAPIAHGFLTLSLIPALSKDNFRIENAKMAINYGLNKVRFVAAVPVDSSIRVRSELVGADKVDDNTVNLTVKHTIEIDGVDKPAAVAEMIVRALF; translated from the coding sequence ATGAAGGTGATCACGTCCATCGACGACGCCGCCTCGGCGGTCGGCCAGGAACTCGGTGTCAGCGAGTGGCTGCAGATCGATCAGAAGCGCATCAACGACTTTGCCGACGCCACCGGGGACCATCAGTGGATCCACGTCGACGTGGAGAAGGCCAAGTCCGAAAGTCCCTACGGCGCGCCGATTGCGCACGGATTTCTGACGTTGTCGCTGATCCCGGCGCTGTCCAAGGACAACTTCCGCATCGAGAACGCCAAGATGGCGATCAACTACGGACTCAACAAGGTTCGGTTCGTGGCGGCCGTCCCGGTGGACAGCAGCATCCGGGTGCGGTCCGAACTCGTCGGCGCCGACAAGGTCGACGACAACACCGTCAACCTGACCGTCAAGCACACCATCGAGATCGACGGTGTCGACAAGCCCGCCGCCGTCGCCGAGATGATCGTCCGCGCGCTTTTCTGA
- a CDS encoding aldehyde dehydrogenase yields MTQSTAFKTEWDKLFIGVKWTEPSTSEVIEVHSPATGELVGKVPLASKADVDAACAAARKAFDEGPWPQMSPTERGEILARAVKILEERAEEFKFLLAAETGQPPTIVDMMQYGAAMSSFQYFAGAADKFTWRDFRDGVYGTTMVLREPIGVVAAVTAWNVPFFLAANKLGPALLAGCTIVVKPAAETPLSLFAMADVFAEAGLPEGVLSVVPGGPETGRALTANPEIDKFTFTGSSGVGKEIAKIAAEKLKPCTLELGGKSAAIILEDADLDSTLPMLVFSGLMNCGQACVGQTRILAPRSRYDEVVEKLSAAVAAMPIGLPDNPGAMIGPLISEKQRERVEGYIKKGVEEGARLVTGGERPEGLDSGWFVQPTVFADVDNSMTIAQEEIFGPVLAVIPYETEEDAVRIANDSVYGLAGSVYTTDNDKAMKIAAQIRTGTYAVNMYAFDPGSPFGGYKNSGIGRENGPEGIEAYTQAKSVLLPFGYTPE; encoded by the coding sequence ATGACACAGAGCACGGCTTTCAAGACCGAATGGGACAAGCTGTTCATTGGCGTCAAGTGGACCGAACCGTCCACCTCTGAGGTCATTGAAGTGCATTCCCCTGCCACCGGCGAGTTGGTGGGCAAGGTGCCGCTGGCCAGCAAGGCCGACGTCGACGCCGCCTGCGCCGCCGCCCGTAAGGCCTTCGACGAGGGCCCGTGGCCGCAGATGTCGCCCACCGAGCGCGGCGAGATCTTGGCCCGCGCCGTCAAGATCCTCGAAGAGCGCGCCGAGGAGTTCAAGTTCCTGCTGGCCGCCGAGACCGGCCAGCCGCCGACGATCGTCGACATGATGCAGTACGGCGCCGCGATGTCGTCGTTCCAGTACTTCGCCGGTGCCGCCGACAAGTTCACCTGGCGCGACTTCCGCGACGGTGTCTACGGCACCACGATGGTGCTGCGCGAGCCGATCGGCGTGGTTGCCGCCGTCACCGCGTGGAACGTCCCGTTCTTCCTGGCCGCCAACAAGCTCGGCCCCGCGCTGCTGGCCGGCTGCACCATCGTCGTGAAGCCGGCCGCGGAGACCCCGCTGTCGCTGTTCGCGATGGCCGACGTCTTCGCCGAAGCCGGTCTTCCGGAGGGTGTGCTCTCGGTGGTGCCGGGTGGCCCCGAGACCGGCCGCGCCCTGACCGCCAACCCCGAGATCGACAAGTTCACCTTCACCGGGTCCAGTGGGGTCGGCAAGGAGATCGCCAAGATCGCCGCCGAGAAGCTCAAGCCGTGCACCTTGGAGCTGGGCGGCAAGTCGGCCGCGATCATCCTCGAGGACGCCGACCTGGACTCGACGTTGCCGATGCTGGTCTTCTCCGGACTGATGAACTGCGGGCAGGCCTGTGTCGGCCAGACCCGCATCCTGGCGCCGCGGTCGCGCTACGACGAGGTTGTGGAGAAGTTGTCCGCCGCCGTCGCGGCCATGCCGATCGGATTGCCCGACAACCCCGGCGCGATGATCGGCCCGCTGATCAGCGAGAAGCAGCGCGAGCGGGTCGAGGGCTACATCAAGAAGGGCGTCGAAGAAGGCGCCCGGCTGGTCACCGGTGGAGAGCGTCCCGAGGGGCTCGACAGCGGCTGGTTCGTGCAGCCGACGGTGTTCGCCGACGTCGACAACTCGATGACCATCGCGCAGGAGGAGATCTTCGGACCCGTCCTGGCGGTGATCCCCTACGAGACCGAAGAGGACGCCGTCCGCATCGCGAACGACTCCGTCTACGGTCTGGCCGGTTCGGTCTACACCACCGACAACGACAAGGCGATGAAGATCGCGGCCCAGATCCGCACCGGCACTTACGCGGTCAACATGTACGCGTTCGATCCGGGTTCGCCGTTCGGTGGCTACAAGAACTCCGGCATCGGCCGCGAGAACGGGCCCGAGGGTATCGAGGCGTACACCCAGGCCAAGAGCGTGCTGCTGCCGTTCGGGTACACCCCCGAATAG
- a CDS encoding class I SAM-dependent methyltransferase has protein sequence MAVTDLFARRATLGRSTRLLSEFRYEQSDPARFYGALADDTADMVTDLWQAVNGPVAGHTLVDVGGGPGYFATAFTRSGWHYVGVEPDPSEMHAAEQVRQAGPGSFVRASGMALPFADGSVDVCLSSNVAEHVPRPWQLGAEMLRVTRPGGLAILSYTVWLGPFGGHEMGLTHYLGGARAAARYTRKHGHPPKNNYGSSLFAVSAAAGLRWATGTGALVAAFPRYHPRWAWGLTGVAGVREFLVSNLVLVLQPPIRPK, from the coding sequence ATGGCCGTCACCGACCTGTTCGCCCGGCGTGCGACGCTGGGCCGATCGACGCGGCTGCTGAGTGAATTCCGCTACGAACAGTCCGACCCCGCCCGCTTCTACGGAGCGCTGGCCGACGACACCGCGGACATGGTCACCGACCTGTGGCAGGCCGTGAATGGTCCGGTGGCCGGGCACACGCTCGTCGACGTCGGCGGCGGACCGGGCTATTTCGCCACCGCGTTCACCCGATCCGGCTGGCACTACGTCGGCGTCGAACCGGATCCGAGCGAGATGCACGCCGCCGAGCAGGTCCGGCAGGCCGGTCCGGGCTCCTTCGTCCGGGCCTCCGGGATGGCGCTGCCGTTCGCCGACGGCAGTGTCGACGTGTGCCTGTCGTCCAATGTGGCCGAGCACGTGCCGCGCCCGTGGCAGCTCGGGGCGGAGATGCTGCGGGTGACCCGGCCCGGCGGCCTGGCGATCCTGTCCTACACCGTCTGGCTGGGGCCGTTCGGCGGCCACGAGATGGGCCTCACGCACTACCTCGGCGGGGCCCGGGCGGCCGCCCGCTACACCCGCAAGCATGGCCACCCGCCGAAGAACAACTACGGGTCGTCGCTGTTCGCCGTGTCCGCTGCCGCCGGCCTGCGCTGGGCGACGGGCACCGGAGCGCTGGTGGCGGCATTCCCGCGTTACCACCCACGATGGGCGTGGGGGCTGACCGGCGTGGCCGGCGTACGGGAGTTCCTGGTGAGCAACCTGGTGCTGGTGCTACAGCCGCCGATTCGCCCGAAATGA
- a CDS encoding glycosyltransferase family 4 protein — protein sequence MSTPVRSVLLLCWRDTGHPQGGGSETYVQRIGTLLAESGMDVTLRTARYRGAPRRELVDGVRISRGGGPYSVYIWAGLAMVAARLGLGPLGRVRPDVVIDTQNGVPFLARLAFGRRVAVLVHHCHREQWPVAGRFFGRLGWLVESWLSPRMHRHNQYVTVSLPSARDLSDLGVDPGRIAVVRNGLDDAPPETLTAQRSSTPRVVVLSRLVPHKQIEDALDAVAALRPRVDGLHLDVVGGGWWHDRLVERAEHLGISDAVTFHGHVDDHTKHAVVQRSWVHVLPSRKEGWGLAVIEAAQHGVPTIGYRSSGGLTDSVIDGVTGVLADDHHDLVDRLERLLADHVLRDELGAKAKARSRDFSWQQSADAMRTVLEAVHSGSRVSGVI from the coding sequence ATGTCCACACCCGTTCGCTCCGTCCTGCTGTTGTGCTGGCGGGACACCGGCCACCCGCAGGGTGGTGGCAGCGAAACCTACGTCCAGCGCATCGGCACGCTGCTGGCTGAGTCCGGCATGGACGTCACCCTGCGCACCGCCCGGTACCGCGGCGCTCCCCGTCGCGAGCTCGTCGACGGTGTCCGGATCAGCCGCGGCGGCGGGCCCTACAGCGTGTACATCTGGGCGGGGCTGGCCATGGTCGCCGCCCGGCTCGGCCTCGGGCCGCTGGGTCGGGTGCGGCCCGACGTCGTGATCGACACCCAGAACGGGGTGCCGTTCCTGGCCCGGCTCGCGTTCGGCCGGCGGGTCGCGGTCCTGGTGCACCACTGCCACCGCGAACAGTGGCCGGTGGCCGGCCGTTTCTTCGGCAGGCTGGGCTGGCTGGTCGAATCGTGGCTGTCGCCGCGCATGCACCGGCACAACCAGTACGTCACCGTCTCCCTGCCGTCGGCGCGCGACCTGTCCGACCTCGGCGTCGATCCCGGCCGGATCGCCGTCGTGCGCAACGGTCTCGACGACGCTCCGCCGGAAACGCTGACCGCGCAACGGTCTTCGACGCCCCGGGTCGTGGTGTTGTCACGGCTGGTGCCGCACAAGCAGATCGAGGACGCGCTGGATGCGGTAGCGGCGTTGCGGCCCCGCGTGGACGGTTTGCATCTGGATGTCGTCGGCGGCGGCTGGTGGCACGACCGCCTGGTTGAGCGGGCCGAGCATCTCGGCATCTCCGACGCCGTCACCTTCCATGGCCATGTGGATGACCACACCAAACACGCTGTCGTGCAACGGTCCTGGGTGCACGTGCTGCCGTCGCGCAAGGAGGGTTGGGGCCTTGCCGTCATCGAGGCCGCCCAGCACGGCGTGCCGACCATCGGCTACCGGTCGTCGGGTGGTCTCACCGACTCGGTGATCGACGGGGTCACCGGTGTGCTGGCCGACGATCACCACGACCTCGTCGACCGCCTGGAACGCCTGCTGGCAGACCACGTTCTGCGAGACGAGCTCGGCGCCAAGGCCAAAGCCCGCAGCCGGGACTTCTCCTGGCAGCAGAGCGCCGACGCCATGCGCACGGTCCTGGAGGCGGTGCACTCCGGCAGCCGGGTCAGCGGCGTCATCTAG
- a CDS encoding TetR/AcrR family transcriptional regulator produces MARTPDLRRRRELLDAVVDECAANGVGGRSLRELADAVGTSHRMLLHHFGSRDELMLAVVDEVERRQMALLSELMADGAGFAAMWEHLRRPELRALERLFFECYARGAQGEAPFTTMLPGAVDRWLAHVTSAGTSAADPALARLGLAVMRGLLLDLAGTNDDAGVDAAAQHFVALIGARENTSR; encoded by the coding sequence GTGGCTCGAACGCCTGACCTCCGGCGGCGCCGGGAGCTGCTGGACGCAGTGGTCGACGAATGCGCCGCGAACGGTGTCGGCGGGCGGTCGTTGCGGGAGCTGGCCGATGCGGTGGGGACCAGTCACCGAATGCTGTTGCATCACTTCGGCTCTCGCGACGAACTCATGCTGGCCGTCGTCGACGAGGTGGAGCGGCGGCAGATGGCGTTGCTCAGTGAGCTGATGGCTGACGGCGCGGGGTTCGCCGCGATGTGGGAACACCTGCGGCGGCCCGAACTGCGCGCGCTCGAGCGGTTGTTCTTCGAGTGCTATGCGCGCGGGGCGCAGGGCGAGGCGCCGTTCACGACCATGCTGCCCGGCGCCGTCGACCGGTGGCTGGCGCACGTGACGTCGGCCGGCACCAGCGCAGCCGATCCCGCGCTGGCACGGCTCGGCCTGGCGGTGATGCGGGGCCTGCTGCTGGATCTGGCCGGCACGAACGACGACGCCGGAGTCGATGCGGCGGCACAGCACTTCGTCGCACTGATCGGTGCGCGCGAGAATACTTCGCGCTAA
- a CDS encoding SRPBCC family protein, giving the protein MLTSSSVGIEAPADLVWDVFSDVEHWPDWTASVTRLRGLDGAQLAVGRRFEITQPRMPRLVWTVTEVEPGVSWTWVQRSPGGLTSARHDVSPTADGGTLVRQELAQRGIVGSVVGVLVRQMTRRYLAMEAQGLKARSEGLWKLRGSNA; this is encoded by the coding sequence ATGTTGACTTCGAGCAGTGTCGGCATCGAGGCACCGGCGGATCTGGTGTGGGACGTGTTCAGCGACGTCGAGCACTGGCCGGACTGGACCGCATCGGTCACCCGACTGCGCGGCCTGGATGGCGCGCAACTCGCGGTCGGACGGCGCTTCGAGATCACGCAACCGCGGATGCCCCGGCTGGTCTGGACGGTGACCGAGGTCGAACCCGGTGTGTCGTGGACCTGGGTTCAGCGCTCCCCCGGTGGGCTGACGTCGGCCCGTCATGACGTCAGCCCGACCGCTGACGGCGGGACGCTGGTGCGCCAGGAACTCGCCCAACGCGGAATCGTCGGGTCTGTGGTCGGGGTGCTGGTGCGACAGATGACGCGCCGCTATCTGGCGATGGAGGCGCAGGGACTGAAGGCGCGCAGCGAAGGCTTGTGGAAACTTCGTGGCTCGAACGCCTGA
- a CDS encoding diol dehydratase reactivase ATPase-like domain-containing protein, whose product MVAGVDVGNHTTEIIIARTSPGSVEPVCHGQAPTRGRKGSRESLAGAAALLHKLEVQAECTVDEVVLSVLRPVDTATAPLPPPTPPHCPVRSLRRPSASTPAGAGSAVGVHVPLADVTGPAVAGPAIVSVSATVDFEVAARQISGAVERGWHIAGVIVERDEAVLIANRIPAGIPVVDEVELTGLRPGAPVAVEVVAQGRSYRALADPLALSAALGVAHEHIHQIAEFTRELADSPAIAVTLRHGEPEPPSADDDYAECRVDGVVRRYSPAEAESLLRVRPPGTVVAVRLAALPSAASGIAVDDAYFTSLKAIDDGAWLRRGVAETSGTVVALLAADEVADAAATLAELCGRPARTIASEPRAAARGAHTTPHLPPGSIVCDIGGGTIDLIGADREVVAAGAGEAITTAVAATLGVPRALAEQIKRSPAIRVEGPHIAHEEDGRRVFLDAPAPAEAIGRLCTRGNAGLVPFSNRLAAEEWRSLRLAVKQQTVAANIARCLKAFDQPPVALVLAGGGALDDELLRTVGESLRSVPVAVGRANVDGAHGPRYAVASGLVHLHAEGG is encoded by the coding sequence GTGGTGGCCGGAGTCGACGTCGGAAACCACACCACCGAGATCATCATCGCCCGGACGTCCCCTGGCTCCGTGGAACCCGTATGCCACGGACAGGCACCGACCCGGGGGCGCAAGGGATCTCGGGAATCCCTTGCCGGCGCGGCGGCACTCCTGCACAAACTCGAGGTGCAGGCTGAGTGCACGGTCGACGAGGTGGTGCTGTCGGTACTGCGTCCGGTGGACACCGCCACCGCACCGCTGCCGCCACCGACACCACCGCACTGCCCGGTACGAAGCCTGCGCCGGCCCAGCGCCAGCACGCCGGCGGGGGCGGGATCAGCGGTGGGTGTGCACGTACCGCTGGCCGATGTCACCGGTCCCGCGGTGGCCGGTCCGGCGATCGTATCGGTGAGCGCGACAGTCGATTTCGAGGTCGCGGCGCGGCAGATCAGCGGAGCCGTCGAGCGCGGATGGCACATCGCAGGGGTGATCGTCGAGCGCGACGAAGCCGTGTTGATCGCCAACCGGATACCCGCCGGCATCCCGGTTGTCGACGAGGTCGAACTCACCGGTTTGCGACCGGGCGCGCCGGTGGCGGTCGAGGTGGTGGCGCAGGGGCGGTCGTATCGCGCGCTGGCCGACCCGCTCGCGCTGTCGGCGGCGTTGGGGGTGGCCCACGAGCACATTCACCAGATCGCGGAGTTCACCCGCGAATTGGCCGATTCACCGGCCATCGCGGTGACTCTGCGGCACGGAGAACCCGAGCCGCCGTCCGCCGACGACGACTACGCGGAATGTCGCGTCGACGGCGTCGTGCGGCGCTATTCGCCGGCCGAGGCCGAAAGCCTGCTGCGGGTCCGGCCGCCCGGCACCGTGGTGGCGGTGCGCCTGGCCGCACTGCCCTCGGCCGCATCCGGAATCGCGGTCGACGACGCCTACTTCACCAGCCTGAAGGCCATCGATGACGGCGCGTGGCTGCGCCGCGGTGTCGCGGAGACCAGCGGTACGGTGGTCGCGCTGCTGGCCGCTGACGAGGTGGCCGACGCAGCCGCCACCCTGGCGGAGCTGTGCGGGCGGCCGGCACGGACCATCGCGTCAGAACCCCGGGCCGCCGCGCGCGGTGCGCACACCACCCCCCATCTGCCGCCGGGTTCGATCGTCTGCGATATCGGCGGCGGGACCATCGACCTGATCGGCGCGGATCGGGAAGTGGTGGCCGCCGGTGCCGGCGAGGCCATCACCACCGCGGTCGCGGCGACCCTCGGAGTGCCGAGGGCACTGGCCGAGCAGATCAAGCGGTCACCGGCGATCCGGGTGGAGGGGCCGCACATCGCTCACGAGGAGGACGGCCGCCGGGTGTTTCTGGACGCGCCTGCCCCGGCCGAGGCGATCGGCCGGCTGTGCACCCGCGGCAACGCCGGGCTGGTCCCGTTCTCCAACCGGCTGGCAGCCGAGGAGTGGCGAAGCCTGCGGTTGGCGGTCAAGCAGCAGACCGTGGCTGCCAACATCGCCCGTTGCCTGAAGGCTTTCGACCAGCCGCCCGTCGCACTGGTGCTGGCAGGCGGCGGAGCGTTGGACGACGAACTGTTGCGGACGGTCGGCGAATCGCTGCGCTCGGTTCCGGTGGCCGTCGGCCGGGCGAACGTCGACGGCGCACACGGGCCGCGCTATGCCGTCGCTTCCGGGCTGGTCCACCTTCACGCCGAAGGCGGTTGA
- a CDS encoding diol dehydratase small subunit: protein MTEDRFTVAAAVDGKLTLADLRMEPAALAHQADVAAAGGNPQLAENFLRAAELATMGDDEVMKLYEALRPHRSTAPELDALVAALEARGASRCAELVRHAATVYQRRGLLR, encoded by the coding sequence ATGACCGAGGATCGTTTCACCGTGGCGGCCGCCGTCGACGGCAAGCTCACACTGGCGGATCTGCGGATGGAGCCTGCGGCACTGGCTCATCAAGCTGACGTCGCCGCGGCGGGCGGCAATCCGCAACTGGCCGAGAACTTCCTTCGCGCAGCCGAATTGGCAACGATGGGCGACGACGAGGTGATGAAGCTCTACGAGGCGCTGCGCCCGCACCGGTCGACGGCGCCGGAACTGGACGCACTCGTGGCTGCTCTGGAGGCACGCGGAGCGAGCCGGTGCGCGGAGCTGGTGCGTCACGCCGCAACGGTCTACCAGCGCAGGGGTCTGCTGCGTTGA